Proteins from a genomic interval of Candidatus Poribacteria bacterium:
- a CDS encoding tartrate dehydrogenase, with protein MAEYKIAVIRGDGIGVEVMEEGLKVLNAIADTYNIKWNFVEFPWGSDYYFKHGHMMPEDALDTLAAFDQIYLGAVGHPDIQDHVTLNGLLLPIRRRFDQYVCERPSILYPGINTPLKDKAAWDIDLVVIRENTEGEYANVGGFQYQGFPEEVGVQVGVFTRHGCERIITYAFEQARVRDKKRKVTSVTKSNAQGYGMIVWDTAFERVAAKYPDIENESLLVDAACMDFVRRPEDFDVVVASNLFGDILTDIGAIITGSMGLAPSGNIDPQRRFPSMFEPVHGSAPDIMGKGISNPLAAIISGAMMLRFMGETEAAETIDAAVLKVVEAGKTLPPDLGGQATTAQVGNAVVNVLG; from the coding sequence ATGGCTGAATACAAGATTGCGGTAATTCGAGGAGACGGCATTGGGGTTGAAGTGATGGAGGAGGGACTCAAGGTCCTCAATGCCATCGCAGACACGTATAACATCAAATGGAACTTTGTGGAGTTCCCTTGGGGCTCAGACTACTATTTCAAGCATGGGCACATGATGCCAGAAGATGCCCTTGATACCTTGGCGGCGTTCGACCAGATTTATCTTGGCGCAGTCGGACACCCCGATATCCAAGATCACGTTACACTCAATGGGCTTTTGCTGCCCATACGACGTAGATTCGATCAGTACGTCTGCGAGCGACCCAGTATCCTCTATCCGGGCATTAACACACCACTCAAGGACAAAGCGGCTTGGGATATTGATTTAGTGGTAATCAGAGAGAACACAGAAGGGGAGTATGCCAACGTCGGTGGATTCCAGTACCAAGGGTTCCCTGAAGAGGTAGGTGTGCAGGTTGGCGTCTTTACGCGTCACGGCTGTGAGCGCATTATTACTTATGCTTTCGAGCAAGCTCGGGTACGAGATAAGAAACGTAAAGTCACCTCGGTCACCAAGTCGAACGCGCAAGGCTACGGCATGATTGTCTGGGATACAGCCTTCGAGCGAGTCGCTGCAAAATATCCCGACATAGAGAACGAATCGTTGCTTGTGGACGCAGCATGTATGGATTTCGTGCGGAGACCGGAGGACTTCGATGTCGTGGTCGCCAGCAATCTGTTTGGGGATATTCTCACGGATATCGGTGCAATTATCACCGGAAGTATGGGGCTAGCGCCGAGCGGCAATATCGACCCACAACGTCGATTTCCATCGATGTTCGAGCCGGTCCACGGGAGTGCCCCAGACATCATGGGAAAGGGTATCTCCAATCCGCTGGCGGCAATTATTTCTGGTGCGATGATGTTACGCTTCATGGGTGAGACGGAAGCGGCAGAAACGATAGATGCAGCCGTCCTAAAGGTCGTCGAGGCTGGCAAAACCCTTCCACCGGACCTTGGAGGTCAAGCCACAACCGCACAGGTCGGGAACGCTGTGGTGAATGTGCTCGGTTGA
- a CDS encoding GNAT family N-acetyltransferase, with amino-acid sequence MIKIISHNHASELISLSGAYLEQNESENNLPIGLAYRLAEDPYYYGSELPLLLSILEQGRVVGVSLMTPPKRIILSRISANIQATIVHLVDHLREIDIQIPGVVGPEAEAEVFSDCWVEGILGASASIAKRMRVFEARSVTNLPLSSGKFRFARPDDHPLMAKWIAALSEAIGEPVSIDSAKSRAKRLIKNQELYIWDNNGPVSIAGVSRPMKNGATIGVVYTPPEHRGKGYATSCVLLLTKKLLSDHHSFCSLYTDLANPTSNSIYTKIGYVPIGDALAFDFVSSDGHDVA; translated from the coding sequence ATGATTAAAATAATATCTCACAACCATGCAAGCGAACTGATTTCACTTTCAGGTGCTTACTTAGAACAGAATGAGAGTGAAAATAATTTGCCTATCGGTTTGGCTTATAGGCTTGCTGAAGACCCATACTATTACGGATCCGAATTGCCGTTGCTGTTGAGTATTTTGGAACAAGGGAGAGTCGTCGGCGTTTCACTAATGACACCACCTAAGAGGATCATCTTAAGCAGAATTAGCGCGAATATCCAAGCCACTATCGTTCATCTTGTGGATCACCTTCGCGAAATTGATATCCAGATACCGGGAGTCGTTGGACCGGAAGCAGAAGCCGAAGTCTTTTCTGATTGTTGGGTCGAAGGCATACTTGGTGCATCAGCCAGCATAGCCAAGCGAATGCGTGTATTTGAGGCGAGAAGTGTCACAAATCTACCACTTTCGTCGGGCAAGTTCCGCTTCGCTCGTCCCGATGACCATCCACTCATGGCAAAATGGATTGCGGCCCTCTCGGAAGCAATAGGTGAACCTGTCAGTATTGACAGTGCTAAAAGTCGTGCCAAGAGGCTTATCAAGAATCAGGAATTGTACATTTGGGATAACAATGGTCCGGTGTCTATTGCTGGCGTATCCCGCCCGATGAAAAATGGTGCAACTATCGGTGTCGTATACACCCCACCGGAGCATCGCGGCAAAGGGTATGCGACTTCATGTGTTTTGTTGCTAACAAAGAAATTGCTCTCAGATCACCATTCGTTTTGTAGCCTCTATACCGATTTAGCAAATCCAACTTCTAACAGCATCTACACCAAAATCGGCTATGTGCCAATCGGAGATGCGTTGGCATTTGATTTTGTATCTTCAGATGGACACGATGTTGCCTAA
- a CDS encoding WD40 repeat domain-containing protein: protein MKKRLFSNVLPYLFVSTVFLPFTFAADVIHWDLPEGAKARLGRGSISEIAYSPDGGHLVVVGSMGIWVYDTATDEAVALLTGHTDNVYSVSFSPDGSTIVSGSKDNTLRMWDINTGEHLKTLTGHTAWVWSVSFSPDGTTVASGSMDDTVRVWNATTGEHLKTLIGHAGYVTGVSFSPDGSTVASGGRDATVRLWDAATGEHLKTLIGHTAWVWGMSFSPDGSTIASGSEDDTVRVWDAATGEHLKTLIGHTGHVTGVSFSPDGTTITSGSSDGTVLLWDVHTR, encoded by the coding sequence ATGAAAAAGAGGCTGTTTTCTAACGTTTTGCCGTATCTTTTTGTATCCACTGTATTTTTACCCTTCACCTTCGCTGCGGACGTGATACATTGGGATTTACCGGAAGGCGCGAAAGCCCGGCTTGGCAGGGGCAGTATATCGGAGATAGCATATTCGCCGGATGGCGGGCATCTGGTAGTAGTAGGTTCTATGGGGATCTGGGTTTACGATACAGCGACGGATGAAGCAGTCGCCCTACTCACAGGACATACGGATAATGTCTATAGCGTGTCGTTCAGTCCGGATGGCTCCACAATCGTTAGTGGGAGTAAGGATAATACCCTTCGTATGTGGGATATAAACACCGGTGAACACTTGAAAACGCTTACAGGACATACGGCTTGGGTCTGGAGCGTGTCGTTCAGTCCGGACGGCACCACAGTCGCAAGCGGGAGTATGGACGATACCGTCCGTGTGTGGAATGCAACCACAGGCGAACACTTGAAAACGCTTATCGGACACGCAGGGTATGTCACCGGTGTGTCGTTCAGTCCAGATGGCTCCACAGTCGCAAGTGGAGGTAGGGATGCTACTGTCCGATTGTGGGATGCAGCCACAGGTGAACACTTGAAAACCCTCATAGGACATACGGCTTGGGTCTGGGGCATGTCGTTCAGTCCAGATGGCTCCACAATCGCAAGCGGAAGTGAGGACGATACTGTCCGTGTGTGGGATGCAGCCACAGGCGAACACTTGAAAACCCTCATAGGACATACGGGACATGTCACTGGTGTGTCGTTCAGTCCGGATGGCACCACAATCACAAGCGGAAGTTCCGATGGCACGGTGCTGCTATGGGATGTCCACACTCGTTAA
- a CDS encoding AAA family ATPase: MLKRIKIQWYKSLVDLELNLRPLSVLVGPNASGKSNFLDALQLLSRMATCQTLEDAFEPPYRGHPLESFTFGDEGIKTLMKKESVSFSIEVDVQLSTTVIESVNRRIQEIRETTAKSTQSADKPVSDRRVLVREKNLRYRIESVFGWQFLVNSNQKKETFGDEKEAVF, from the coding sequence ATGCTGAAACGAATCAAAATTCAATGGTATAAATCACTCGTGGATCTTGAGTTAAATCTCAGACCTCTTTCTGTGCTCGTTGGTCCTAACGCTTCAGGAAAGAGTAATTTCCTTGATGCCCTGCAACTTCTGTCTCGGATGGCGACCTGCCAAACCTTAGAAGACGCATTTGAGCCTCCGTACCGAGGGCATCCGCTGGAATCGTTCACTTTTGGGGACGAAGGCATCAAGACCCTCATGAAAAAAGAAAGCGTATCCTTTAGTATAGAGGTAGACGTTCAGCTTTCCACTACTGTTATTGAAAGCGTCAATCGGCGTATTCAGGAAATAAGGGAAACAACGGCAAAAAGCACACAAAGTGCAGATAAACCTGTTTCGGACCGGCGGGTCCTCGTGCGTGAGAAAAATTTGCGGTACCGAATTGAGTCGGTATTCGGCTGGCAATTTCTGGTAAATTCCAATCAAAAAAAGGAGACATTTGGTGATGAAAAAGAGGCTGTTTTCTAA
- a CDS encoding sugar phosphate isomerase/epimerase codes for MGKFRLACHLIQFGGEQRDNPEKVLREVADAGWDGVEGLGIETPEELIEMATLARSLGLHIVNAGGAGLNRVKFNIALGNDAAEVPSLRRSEWGGPDPSDTDFENAARTLDEVLAFCDAHHIKGFHHAHLGTLLETVEDAERLLAAAPSLWLLFDTGHMLAAGSDPMQVFESENLRNRIGHVHLKDCHADDPSTWDYRTQRFGEQARFAELGAGNLGLDVKAALEGLESVGYDGWVSVELDRPYPPRPPAEAAVVNREYLRSLGY; via the coding sequence ATGGGAAAATTCAGGCTCGCCTGTCACCTCATCCAGTTTGGGGGTGAACAGCGAGATAATCCGGAAAAAGTATTGCGTGAAGTCGCTGATGCCGGGTGGGACGGTGTCGAAGGTTTAGGGATAGAGACTCCCGAAGAACTCATTGAAATGGCGACGCTCGCACGGAGTCTCGGACTCCATATCGTCAATGCCGGCGGTGCCGGACTCAACAGAGTTAAGTTCAACATCGCTCTCGGCAATGATGCCGCTGAAGTCCCTTCATTGAGACGCTCAGAATGGGGTGGACCCGATCCGAGCGATACTGATTTCGAGAACGCCGCCCGAACATTAGACGAGGTCCTCGCGTTTTGCGACGCGCACCACATCAAAGGCTTCCACCACGCCCATCTCGGCACGCTGCTCGAGACGGTCGAGGATGCGGAACGCCTCTTGGCAGCCGCACCGAGTCTCTGGCTGCTATTTGATACGGGACACATGCTCGCTGCTGGCAGCGATCCGATGCAGGTTTTTGAGAGCGAAAATTTGCGGAATCGGATTGGGCATGTCCACCTCAAAGATTGCCACGCAGACGATCCAAGCACATGGGATTATAGAACGCAACGCTTCGGTGAGCAGGCGCGTTTCGCCGAACTCGGCGCAGGAAACTTGGGACTTGACGTCAAAGCCGCACTTGAAGGGCTCGAATCCGTCGGTTATGACGGGTGGGTCTCTGTCGAACTCGACCGCCCCTATCCGCCCCGTCCACCCGCTGAAGCAGCCGTGGTAAATCGAGAGTATTTGCGAAGTCTCGGTTATTGA
- a CDS encoding helix-turn-helix transcriptional regulator, with protein sequence MSDLKQYVKKRRARDPEFAENYETGYLEFKIGVLLRHAREEAGLTQEEVAQKLNTKKSAISRMENHAEDVRLSTLGKYAKVLGKKLYLSVG encoded by the coding sequence ATGAGTGACTTAAAACAGTATGTCAAAAAACGTAGAGCCAGAGACCCTGAGTTTGCCGAGAATTACGAGACGGGTTATTTGGAATTCAAAATTGGTGTTCTGCTTCGACACGCTCGTGAAGAGGCAGGCTTAACTCAGGAAGAAGTGGCACAAAAACTGAATACCAAGAAGTCTGCTATTTCAAGAATGGAAAACCACGCGGAAGATGTTAGATTGTCAACCTTAGGAAAGTATGCAAAAGTGCTTGGGAAGAAATTGTATTTGTCAGTTGGATAA
- a CDS encoding type II toxin-antitoxin system RelE/ParE family toxin — translation MREISFYRTASGHCPVEEFLDSLTARQSTKVTWTLQLIEELEFVPKQYFKKLVGTDNIWEVRVNIGRDTFRLLSFFDGPKLVVLNHAFAKQTRRIPRSAIRLAEQRKQDYFGRKQ, via the coding sequence ATGAGAGAAATCAGTTTTTATCGTACGGCATCAGGGCATTGTCCAGTTGAGGAATTTTTGGATTCTCTTACTGCGAGGCAGAGTACTAAAGTCACTTGGACCTTGCAGCTGATTGAAGAACTGGAGTTTGTCCCGAAACAATACTTTAAAAAGTTGGTTGGTACGGATAATATTTGGGAGGTCCGCGTCAACATTGGTAGAGACACCTTTAGACTTTTATCTTTTTTTGACGGTCCAAAATTGGTGGTTCTCAATCATGCCTTTGCCAAGCAGACACGGAGAATCCCAAGGTCAGCAATTCGTCTAGCGGAACAGAGAAAGCAAGATTATTTCGGGAGGAAACAATAA
- a CDS encoding GNAT family N-acetyltransferase yields the protein MTQSSLQVGNTVQPTASVGLPQRADYKGKLITLSPVNPQTDVAELYACSHGSHIKEQIWTYMSYGPFDHNYSMQSWLEEGTASSDPLFFTVHHLESKQRVGMVSFLNIVPDMRRLELGHIWYSPNAQRSNVNTEVIYLMLCEAFDRLKYRRVEWKCDSLNERSRAAALRLGFKFEGIFRQHMIIKGRNRDTAWYSMLDSEWTAIKKNMEMWLYQNPDRKLSLTALNSSKRFH from the coding sequence ATGACCCAGTCGTCTCTCCAAGTGGGAAATACCGTTCAACCTACCGCTTCTGTTGGCTTACCTCAAAGGGCAGACTACAAAGGTAAATTGATTACGTTGTCGCCAGTCAACCCACAAACCGATGTTGCGGAACTCTATGCGTGCTCTCACGGTTCACATATAAAGGAGCAAATCTGGACCTATATGAGCTACGGTCCCTTCGACCACAACTATAGCATGCAGAGTTGGCTCGAAGAAGGAACAGCATCAAGTGATCCACTCTTTTTTACCGTCCATCATCTTGAATCGAAGCAGCGGGTTGGCATGGTGAGTTTCCTGAACATCGTTCCAGATATGCGACGCTTGGAACTCGGACACATTTGGTATTCACCGAACGCTCAGAGATCAAACGTGAACACGGAAGTCATATACCTCATGCTCTGTGAGGCTTTCGATAGACTGAAATACCGACGCGTCGAATGGAAATGCGATTCCTTAAATGAGCGTTCTCGCGCGGCAGCACTGCGACTCGGTTTCAAGTTTGAAGGCATCTTCAGACAGCACATGATTATAAAAGGTCGGAACAGAGATACCGCTTGGTATTCAATGTTGGACAGCGAATGGACCGCTATTAAGAAGAACATGGAGATGTGGTTGTATCAGAATCCTGACCGAAAGTTGTCCTTAACAGCACTCAATAGTAGTAAACGCTTTCACTAA
- a CDS encoding DUF4037 domain-containing protein, translated as MREEICFSSEDQQFIDRAINFCQQMGERAVLMLIGSRAAGFTDTWSDLDLCIIGDKRHLSNEDRDTYEQSWQLFVDRGDFEAHWSFYDEGDLQAWLKTYPDEMMWVIANSRVLYGCSSTAEELKHRYCLYPPAVAERKLKWMFGKYYFSQRGPLAMAARNKVETAFVAVGNVIEYLCKICCVADKRPFPYEKWVVEAAKQTQLGAMVYPSIQRAVSGIGDFLDPPTDCNWRDWTPVKELRGTLPIVQNGLKELGWVGDWIDDPNAVYFDETVRRPAP; from the coding sequence ATGCGCGAAGAGATCTGTTTTAGTTCAGAGGATCAGCAATTCATTGATCGAGCCATAAATTTTTGTCAACAAATGGGTGAACGTGCTGTCCTCATGCTGATTGGGAGTCGCGCCGCTGGTTTCACGGATACCTGGTCGGATCTTGATCTGTGTATCATTGGTGATAAGCGTCATCTTTCCAACGAAGATCGGGACACGTATGAACAAAGTTGGCAACTCTTCGTTGATCGAGGTGATTTTGAAGCCCATTGGTCATTTTACGATGAAGGAGACCTGCAAGCATGGTTGAAGACGTATCCAGACGAGATGATGTGGGTCATTGCCAATTCGAGAGTGCTCTACGGTTGTTCAAGTACTGCTGAAGAACTGAAGCATCGTTATTGCCTATATCCACCAGCGGTCGCGGAGCGGAAATTAAAGTGGATGTTCGGCAAGTATTATTTCTCACAACGCGGTCCGTTGGCTATGGCGGCTCGAAATAAGGTAGAAACAGCGTTTGTTGCGGTTGGAAACGTCATTGAGTACCTCTGTAAAATATGCTGTGTCGCTGACAAACGACCGTTTCCCTATGAGAAATGGGTGGTTGAAGCAGCGAAACAGACACAACTCGGCGCGATGGTATATCCATCGATCCAACGCGCGGTGAGTGGCATTGGAGATTTTCTCGACCCGCCAACCGATTGTAACTGGCGTGACTGGACACCCGTGAAAGAATTACGAGGAACATTGCCGATCGTTCAAAATGGGCTAAAGGAACTCGGTTGGGTTGGCGATTGGATTGACGATCCAAATGCCGTTTATTTCGATGAAACAGTGAGACGACCCGCGCCCTGA
- a CDS encoding GNAT family N-acetyltransferase, whose translation MSDIRLANPEDGQAIHLILQETWGDSLLFDVFMDHISSPAHQVFVAVEAGEIAGFLSAFLVPIPTPRWEMDLIIVRSTSRGKGIGTSLIAEALTYGSHLGVQWAKASIRIDNYASQRAFSKTGFTMDAQVRNLLLWNPLACKSTTNIPETVHFIPVDTLTYRGLWIEGFIESQLLLKEQHTVIGEARDSVFHEDRLNTGLFMPDSFKHTLAPDLLTSATDFGQYHRWEYPFK comes from the coding sequence ATGTCGGACATTAGATTGGCGAACCCAGAGGATGGGCAAGCAATTCACCTAATATTACAGGAAACATGGGGAGATTCGCTTCTCTTTGACGTGTTCATGGATCACATTTCGTCGCCTGCGCATCAAGTCTTCGTGGCAGTTGAGGCTGGTGAAATCGCAGGTTTCCTCTCGGCGTTTCTGGTCCCTATCCCAACCCCTCGATGGGAAATGGATCTCATTATTGTTCGTTCTACAAGTCGAGGAAAGGGGATAGGGACCTCCCTCATTGCGGAAGCGTTAACCTACGGCTCTCATCTGGGTGTGCAGTGGGCTAAGGCATCCATCCGCATTGATAATTATGCAAGTCAACGCGCTTTTTCCAAGACGGGCTTTACGATGGACGCTCAAGTCCGTAACCTTCTTCTTTGGAATCCTTTGGCGTGCAAGTCCACCACCAACATACCGGAGACTGTTCATTTTATACCCGTTGATACATTGACATACCGTGGATTGTGGATTGAAGGATTTATTGAGTCTCAGCTCCTCCTGAAGGAACAACACACTGTGATTGGTGAGGCTCGGGATTCTGTTTTCCATGAGGACCGATTAAATACAGGACTGTTTATGCCAGACAGTTTTAAACACACGCTCGCGCCAGATCTATTAACCTCCGCTACCGATTTTGGTCAATATCATCGATGGGAGTATCCATTTAAGTAG
- a CDS encoding LamG domain-containing protein: MKRIVSYILSAALFLIFPLVIEALEDDAMVLYYSFDEGKGKDIEDLSGKGNHGTLEGDAKWEKDGKMNSGVFFNEQIQKGVVAAEASDSLAITKNLTMEVWVYPESTGDYRNVRGQAGPHTYYLSIHQNKPSVWMGCPGAGGRTWNSTKSDIPLKKWSHVAAVYEFNKELRLYINGKLDNTYKVQGEIPVSPNDHWFGNRLDGPWPYGGRLDEFVIYNRVLTEDEIQQDMEQVLSVSPLDKAATTWGLLKKAAR; the protein is encoded by the coding sequence ATGAAACGAATAGTTTCTTACATTCTGAGCGCGGCACTCTTTTTGATATTTCCCCTTGTAATCGAAGCGCTTGAGGACGACGCAATGGTCCTCTACTACTCGTTCGATGAAGGCAAGGGAAAAGATATTGAAGACTTGAGCGGCAAGGGGAACCATGGCACGCTCGAAGGCGATGCCAAATGGGAAAAAGATGGAAAAATGAATTCGGGGGTGTTTTTTAACGAACAGATTCAGAAAGGGGTCGTTGCTGCCGAAGCGTCTGACAGTCTGGCGATTACCAAAAACTTGACGATGGAGGTATGGGTATACCCAGAGAGTACCGGTGATTATCGCAACGTGCGCGGTCAGGCGGGACCCCATACATATTATCTGAGTATCCATCAAAATAAACCATCCGTGTGGATGGGATGTCCCGGTGCTGGCGGACGCACATGGAACAGCACAAAAAGCGATATTCCGCTCAAGAAATGGTCACATGTCGCCGCGGTCTACGAGTTCAATAAGGAACTTCGCCTCTATATCAACGGCAAACTTGACAATACCTATAAAGTGCAAGGCGAAATCCCAGTTTCTCCAAACGACCACTGGTTCGGCAACCGCTTAGACGGTCCGTGGCCCTACGGCGGAAGACTTGATGAATTCGTCATCTATAACCGCGTCCTGACTGAAGATGAGATTCAGCAAGACATGGAACAGGTCTTGAGCGTATCGCCGTTGGACAAAGCCGCGACGACTTGGGGACTGCTCAAAAAGGCTGCGAGATAA
- a CDS encoding methyltransferase domain-containing protein, with protein sequence MMQFTDGLVKSYEKYAHERATHSPDEFKVQEQSEFLKFLKDEKRETLLEIGCGHGQDARFFQDQGFQVLAVDNTPTMVKLTAEKGVTARLLDCYDLDEINERFDAVYTMNCLLHIPKQDMDKILHLISKRLNDSGLMYLGIWGDQNFEGIWEQDRYEPKRFFSFWKIEALLEVLQRSFKLEYYRRVEPHQGRIFNSFIVRKR encoded by the coding sequence ATGATGCAATTCACTGACGGGCTTGTTAAGTCATACGAAAAGTATGCCCATGAAAGAGCCACTCACTCTCCTGACGAATTTAAGGTCCAAGAGCAATCAGAGTTCCTAAAATTCTTGAAGGACGAGAAACGAGAGACGCTCCTTGAAATTGGATGCGGACACGGTCAAGATGCCCGGTTCTTTCAAGATCAGGGGTTCCAAGTGTTGGCAGTGGACAATACACCAACGATGGTGAAACTCACCGCAGAAAAGGGTGTCACTGCCCGACTCTTGGATTGCTACGATCTCGATGAAATTAACGAGAGGTTTGATGCGGTATACACCATGAATTGTCTCCTGCACATACCAAAGCAGGATATGGATAAGATTTTACATCTAATCTCAAAGCGACTCAACGACAGTGGCTTGATGTATCTTGGCATCTGGGGAGACCAAAACTTTGAGGGTATCTGGGAACAAGATAGATATGAGCCGAAGCGGTTTTTCTCTTTCTGGAAGATCGAGGCACTTCTTGAAGTCCTACAACGCTCATTTAAGTTAGAATACTACCGGCGAGTAGAGCCTCACCAAGGCAGGATATTCAATTCCTTTATTGTCCGTAAACGATGA
- a CDS encoding antibiotic biosynthesis monooxygenase — translation MFVIIAPIQIKEGHRDAFIEAMIDDAKGSVADEPGCLRFDVIQDGADPNRIWLYEVYVDEAAFQEHLKAPHFIKWRDTVKDWFAESEFKGAGGGSSMIYPPDDDWK, via the coding sequence ATGTTTGTTATCATCGCACCGATTCAGATTAAAGAAGGGCACAGAGATGCGTTCATTGAAGCCATGATAGACGACGCGAAAGGCTCCGTTGCGGATGAACCCGGTTGCCTGAGATTTGATGTGATTCAGGACGGTGCCGATCCGAATCGGATCTGGCTCTACGAGGTTTACGTAGACGAGGCAGCGTTCCAAGAGCATCTGAAAGCCCCACATTTCATTAAATGGCGCGATACCGTCAAAGACTGGTTTGCTGAAAGCGAATTTAAAGGCGCAGGCGGCGGAAGTTCCATGATTTACCCGCCAGACGATGATTGGAAATAG
- a CDS encoding class I SAM-dependent methyltransferase, with the protein MSNTELKTTFNTAPTLYEDVRPGYPEELIQDVLDISGLNDHSRILEIGCGTGKATRPFAERGYELICLDIGADLLAVAKKKLKAFPNLSFVEYAFEEWESDGKFDLIISATAFHWVDPKVRYLKASEVLKSKGFLAVFSNQHVRKDEGFFAESQSLYDKYYAPPTTNRPTHATNFPGVEAFQNPIKRVYPWTQTYSSEQYIKLLSTYSDHIALPEENKRFLFEGIVDLIETKYNGQITKYYEAILDLRGTK; encoded by the coding sequence ATGTCAAATACCGAGCTCAAGACCACCTTTAATACCGCCCCAACGCTCTATGAAGATGTCCGCCCCGGATACCCTGAAGAACTCATCCAAGATGTCTTGGACATCTCTGGACTCAACGATCACAGCAGAATCCTTGAGATTGGATGCGGGACAGGCAAAGCGACGCGTCCCTTTGCAGAACGCGGATACGAATTGATTTGTCTCGATATTGGTGCCGATTTGCTCGCTGTTGCGAAGAAAAAGTTGAAGGCATTTCCAAACCTTTCGTTTGTGGAATACGCATTTGAAGAATGGGAATCGGACGGAAAGTTTGACCTGATTATCTCTGCCACCGCCTTTCATTGGGTAGATCCAAAAGTAAGATATCTGAAGGCATCCGAGGTGCTTAAATCAAAGGGTTTCCTCGCCGTTTTTTCAAACCAGCATGTCAGAAAAGACGAAGGATTCTTTGCGGAAAGCCAGAGTCTCTACGACAAATACTATGCTCCACCCACCACGAATCGCCCGACACACGCCACAAACTTTCCCGGTGTGGAAGCCTTTCAAAATCCAATTAAACGCGTTTACCCATGGACGCAAACGTATTCATCTGAGCAGTACATCAAACTGCTCAGCACCTATTCAGATCACATCGCGTTGCCAGAAGAAAATAAGCGTTTTCTGTTTGAGGGAATTGTTGATCTCATTGAAACGAAGTATAACGGTCAGATCACCAAATACTACGAAGCCATTCTTGACCTACGGGGGACAAAATGA
- a CDS encoding NUDIX hydrolase, whose protein sequence is MIQKIEEQDGYMLLYFGEPSADVGKIEFVNCLAHQHSQILFCKWRDNDIWTLPGGRAEPGETTEETAYRELLEETGATLKNLEVLCYIHCFMFNLEYWGIAYLGEIETLGSPLDLEEVSEASLFSHFPENPTNPGPFENQSKALYLAAKRKLSATKD, encoded by the coding sequence ATGATTCAAAAGATCGAGGAACAAGATGGTTACATGTTACTCTATTTCGGAGAACCGTCAGCCGACGTAGGGAAAATCGAGTTTGTCAATTGTCTCGCACATCAACATAGCCAGATACTCTTCTGCAAATGGCGTGATAACGACATTTGGACGCTGCCGGGTGGGCGCGCCGAACCCGGGGAAACGACTGAGGAAACTGCATATCGCGAACTTCTGGAAGAGACGGGTGCAACGCTGAAAAATCTTGAAGTGCTGTGTTACATTCACTGTTTCATGTTTAATCTCGAATACTGGGGAATCGCTTATTTGGGAGAAATAGAGACGTTAGGTAGCCCACTCGACCTTGAGGAAGTCAGTGAAGCAAGTCTATTCTCACACTTTCCAGAAAACCCGACCAATCCGGGACCGTTCGAGAATCAGAGCAAAGCGTTATATCTCGCCGCAAAGCGTAAACTATCAGCCACAAAGGATTAG